Genomic DNA from Desulfurivibrio alkaliphilus AHT 2:
GCTGATCTCGGCCAGGTCGGCCAATGGGGCTACGTCGGAAAGCAATACTGGTTTGCCGTGGGCCAGGGCTTCCAGGGGTTTCATGGGGGTCACCAGCTCGCAGACCGCCAGCGGGCGGCGGGGAAGCACCACCAGGTCCAACAGATTGTAACAAGCCGTGGCGGCTTCCGGGGCCAGCCGGCCGGGCATTTGCAAATGCTCATCGGCCAGGCCATGGGAACGGGCCAACTCCCGGTAGGCGGTTTCAAGGGGCGCCTTGGCATCCGGCGCCGATAAACCGGTTTTGTGGGAGGCCCCCACCAGCAACAGGGAAAGATCAACTCCCCGCCGACGCAGCGCCGCCACGGCCCGAATCAGCGCCTCCAGACCCTCGTATTCGTTGAAGGAGCCGACATAGCCAACCACATAACGACTGGTCAGCCCCAGGTCGGCACGGGTGGGAACACCCACGCGGGGAGCCGGGCCAACCTCAATGGCAGCGGCGTCGATACCGTTGGGCACCAGGGCTACCCGAGCTTCCTTCACTCCGCGCCGTAACAACTCCTGGCGCATTAAACGATTCAGGGTGAAAACCCGGTCCGCCCCCCGAGCCACCGCCGTTTCATGGGCCACCACCGCCTCAAACTCCGGCCCCGCACCCCACTCCGGCTCCCGCGAGGCCCGGCTGATCTCCCAGAAGCCGCGCACCTCATAAGCAAAGGGCAACCCCAACTCACGGGCGGCAATCCCGGCCGGCAAGGCGTTCTGCCAGTTGGATGCGGCCAGCACCACGGCGGGCTTGAACACCCGCAATACCGTTTTCAAGGCCTCGGCGGCGGCGGCCAGCCGGACCGCCAGGCTGCCGCCGCTTTGTAAGCGCTCAGCAAACCCCAATCATTTGGCAACTACCAGGCTACGGTCAATATACTGGGGCAGCAGGGCTTTGATTTGCTCCCTGGTGCCGGCCGTCGGCAGCCGTTCAAACAAGGTGCGCAGGTACCAATAGGGCTCCAGGCCGTTGGCTTTGGCCGTTTCGATAATACTGTAGATTGCGGCACTGGCCCTGGCGCCTTGGGGCGTGCCGGA
This window encodes:
- a CDS encoding glycosyltransferase, encoding MGFAERLQSGGSLAVRLAAAAEALKTVLRVFKPAVVLAASNWQNALPAGIAARELGLPFAYEVRGFWEISRASREPEWGAGPEFEAVVAHETAVARGADRVFTLNRLMRQELLRRGVKEARVALVPNGIDAAAIEVGPAPRVGVPTRADLGLTSRYVVGYVGSFNEYEGLEALIRAVAALRRRGVDLSLLLVGASHKTGLSAPDAKAPLETAYRELARSHGLADEHLQMPGRLAPEAATACYNLLDLVVLPRRPLAVCELVTPMKPLEALAHGKPVLLSDVAPLADLAEISPQFHYFRKGDEADLANQVARLLQNPTPIAPPTPELLQTLSWPNRVKPIAQWVQENSGGRSLAGLAARAEFAGAGN